In Carya illinoinensis cultivar Pawnee chromosome 9, C.illinoinensisPawnee_v1, whole genome shotgun sequence, the following are encoded in one genomic region:
- the LOC122276503 gene encoding histidinol dehydrogenase, chloroplastic isoform X3: MMFAKEAILQLKSCYTVKFDKVEQEKIVEKVSELPDPVLDPVVKEAFDVAYDNIYAFHVAQKSTERSVENMKGVKCKRVARSISSVGLYVPGGTAVLPSTALMLSVPAQIAGCKTVVLATPPGQDGSICKEVLYCAKKAGVTHILKAGGAQAISAMAWGTESCPKVEKIFGPGNQYVTAAKMILQNSEAMISIDMPAGPSEVLVIADRHANPVHVASDLLSQAEHGPDSQVVLVITGDGVDLEAIEKEIKQQCQSLPRGEIALKALSHSYTVFARDMVEAVSFSNMYAPEHLIINVKDAEKWESFIENAGSVFLGQWTPESVGDYASGTNHVLPTYGYARMYGGVSLDSFLKYMTVQSLTEEGLIKLGPYVAAMAEVEGLEAHKRAVTLRLQDIEAKQVTGMR, translated from the exons ATGATGTTCGCAAAAGAGGCGATTCTGCAGTTAAAGAGTTG CTATACTGTAAAGTTCGACAAAGTTGAACAGGAAAAGATTGTGGAAAAAGTCTCTGAGCTCCCAGATCCAGTG CTTGATCCAGTTGTCAAAGAAGCATTTGATGTGGCATATGACAATATATATGCATTTCATGTTGCTCAGAAATCTACTGAGAGAAGTGTTGAGAACATGAAA GGTGTCAAATGCAAACGAGTGGCGAGAAGCATCTCATCTGTAGGTCTGTATGTTCCTGGGGGGACTGCAGTTTTACCTTCAACTGCTCTGATGCTTTCGGTT CCAGCACAGATTGCGGGGTGTAAAACTGTTGTTCTTGCAACTCCCCCTGGTCAGGATGGTAGCATATGCAAG GAGGTACTATATTGTGCCAAGAAGGCTGGTGTGACTCATATCCTTAAAGCTGGTGGAGCTCAG GCAATATCTGCCATGGCTTGGGGGACGGAATCTTGCCCTAAG GTTGAGAAGATTTTTGGCCCTGGAAATCAATATGTCACTGCTGCGAAAatgattctccaa AACAGTGAAGCCATGATCTCAATTGACATGCCCGCAGGCCCTTCAGAAGTTTTGGTCATTGCTGATAGACATGCCAATCCTGTTCACGTAGCTTCAGATTTGCTTTCCCAG GCTGAGCATGGTCCTGATAGTCAGGTTGTTCTTGTCATCACTGGCGATGGCGTAGATTTAGAAGCTATAGAGAAGGAGATTAAGCAGCAGTGCCAAAGTCTTCCAAGGGGAGAGATTGCTTTGAAAGCATTGAGCCACAGTTACACAGTTTTTGCTCGTGATATGGTTGAG GCAGTCTCTTTCTCAAACATGTATGCACCTGAGCATCTGATTATTAATGTGAAGGATGCAGAAAAGTGGGAGAGTTTCATTGAGAACGCAG GCTCTGTATTTTTAGGGCAGTGGACGCCAGAGAGCGTGGGAGATTATGCAAGCGGGACAAACCATGTTCTTCCAACATATGGGTATGCAAGGATGTATGGCGGCGTGTCTTTGGACTCATTCCTGAAGTACATGACAGTGCAATCTTTGACCGAGGAAGGTCTGATAAAGCTTGGGCCATATGTGGCAGCAATGGCGGAAGTTGAGGGACTTGAAGCCCACAAAAGAGCTGTAACTCTTAGGCTTCAGGATATTGAAGCTAAGCAGGTTACCGGGATGAGATGA
- the LOC122276503 gene encoding histidinol dehydrogenase, chloroplastic isoform X1, which translates to MDSQLLCSKRDISLLKPCSICARKTIPSRFYRLPAGFVYKGIKCSMKSYRLSDLSRTEVESLKARPRIDFSSIFSTVQPIVDDVRKRGDSAVKDYTVKFDKVEQEKIVEKVSELPDPVLDPVVKEAFDVAYDNIYAFHVAQKSTERSVENMKGVKCKRVARSISSVGLYVPGGTAVLPSTALMLSVPAQIAGCKTVVLATPPGQDGSICKEVLYCAKKAGVTHILKAGGAQAISAMAWGTESCPKVEKIFGPGNQYVTAAKMILQNSEAMISIDMPAGPSEVLVIADRHANPVHVASDLLSQAEHGPDSQVVLVITGDGVDLEAIEKEIKQQCQSLPRGEIALKALSHSYTVFARDMVEAVSFSNMYAPEHLIINVKDAEKWESFIENAGSVFLGQWTPESVGDYASGTNHVLPTYGYARMYGGVSLDSFLKYMTVQSLTEEGLIKLGPYVAAMAEVEGLEAHKRAVTLRLQDIEAKQVTGMR; encoded by the exons ATGGACAGCCAGCTCCTCTGCTCTAAACGGGACATCTCATTGCTTAAACCCTGCTCAATTTGTGCTCGGAAAACAATTCCAAGCCGGTTTTATCGTCTGCCGGCAG GATTTGTTTATAAAGGGATAAAGTGCTCTATGAAGTCATACAGATTATCAGACCTTTCTCGGACCGAGGTTGAAAGCCTGAAGGCTCGTCCTCGTATAGATTTCTCTTCCATTTTCAGCACG GTCCAGCCCATTGTTGATGATGTTCGCAAAAGAGGCGATTCTGCAGTTAAAGA CTATACTGTAAAGTTCGACAAAGTTGAACAGGAAAAGATTGTGGAAAAAGTCTCTGAGCTCCCAGATCCAGTG CTTGATCCAGTTGTCAAAGAAGCATTTGATGTGGCATATGACAATATATATGCATTTCATGTTGCTCAGAAATCTACTGAGAGAAGTGTTGAGAACATGAAA GGTGTCAAATGCAAACGAGTGGCGAGAAGCATCTCATCTGTAGGTCTGTATGTTCCTGGGGGGACTGCAGTTTTACCTTCAACTGCTCTGATGCTTTCGGTT CCAGCACAGATTGCGGGGTGTAAAACTGTTGTTCTTGCAACTCCCCCTGGTCAGGATGGTAGCATATGCAAG GAGGTACTATATTGTGCCAAGAAGGCTGGTGTGACTCATATCCTTAAAGCTGGTGGAGCTCAG GCAATATCTGCCATGGCTTGGGGGACGGAATCTTGCCCTAAG GTTGAGAAGATTTTTGGCCCTGGAAATCAATATGTCACTGCTGCGAAAatgattctccaa AACAGTGAAGCCATGATCTCAATTGACATGCCCGCAGGCCCTTCAGAAGTTTTGGTCATTGCTGATAGACATGCCAATCCTGTTCACGTAGCTTCAGATTTGCTTTCCCAG GCTGAGCATGGTCCTGATAGTCAGGTTGTTCTTGTCATCACTGGCGATGGCGTAGATTTAGAAGCTATAGAGAAGGAGATTAAGCAGCAGTGCCAAAGTCTTCCAAGGGGAGAGATTGCTTTGAAAGCATTGAGCCACAGTTACACAGTTTTTGCTCGTGATATGGTTGAG GCAGTCTCTTTCTCAAACATGTATGCACCTGAGCATCTGATTATTAATGTGAAGGATGCAGAAAAGTGGGAGAGTTTCATTGAGAACGCAG GCTCTGTATTTTTAGGGCAGTGGACGCCAGAGAGCGTGGGAGATTATGCAAGCGGGACAAACCATGTTCTTCCAACATATGGGTATGCAAGGATGTATGGCGGCGTGTCTTTGGACTCATTCCTGAAGTACATGACAGTGCAATCTTTGACCGAGGAAGGTCTGATAAAGCTTGGGCCATATGTGGCAGCAATGGCGGAAGTTGAGGGACTTGAAGCCCACAAAAGAGCTGTAACTCTTAGGCTTCAGGATATTGAAGCTAAGCAGGTTACCGGGATGAGATGA
- the LOC122276503 gene encoding histidinol dehydrogenase, chloroplastic isoform X2, translating to MKSYRLSDLSRTEVESLKARPRIDFSSIFSTVQPIVDDVRKRGDSAVKDYTVKFDKVEQEKIVEKVSELPDPVLDPVVKEAFDVAYDNIYAFHVAQKSTERSVENMKGVKCKRVARSISSVGLYVPGGTAVLPSTALMLSVPAQIAGCKTVVLATPPGQDGSICKEVLYCAKKAGVTHILKAGGAQAISAMAWGTESCPKVEKIFGPGNQYVTAAKMILQNSEAMISIDMPAGPSEVLVIADRHANPVHVASDLLSQAEHGPDSQVVLVITGDGVDLEAIEKEIKQQCQSLPRGEIALKALSHSYTVFARDMVEAVSFSNMYAPEHLIINVKDAEKWESFIENAGSVFLGQWTPESVGDYASGTNHVLPTYGYARMYGGVSLDSFLKYMTVQSLTEEGLIKLGPYVAAMAEVEGLEAHKRAVTLRLQDIEAKQVTGMR from the exons ATGAAGTCATACAGATTATCAGACCTTTCTCGGACCGAGGTTGAAAGCCTGAAGGCTCGTCCTCGTATAGATTTCTCTTCCATTTTCAGCACG GTCCAGCCCATTGTTGATGATGTTCGCAAAAGAGGCGATTCTGCAGTTAAAGA CTATACTGTAAAGTTCGACAAAGTTGAACAGGAAAAGATTGTGGAAAAAGTCTCTGAGCTCCCAGATCCAGTG CTTGATCCAGTTGTCAAAGAAGCATTTGATGTGGCATATGACAATATATATGCATTTCATGTTGCTCAGAAATCTACTGAGAGAAGTGTTGAGAACATGAAA GGTGTCAAATGCAAACGAGTGGCGAGAAGCATCTCATCTGTAGGTCTGTATGTTCCTGGGGGGACTGCAGTTTTACCTTCAACTGCTCTGATGCTTTCGGTT CCAGCACAGATTGCGGGGTGTAAAACTGTTGTTCTTGCAACTCCCCCTGGTCAGGATGGTAGCATATGCAAG GAGGTACTATATTGTGCCAAGAAGGCTGGTGTGACTCATATCCTTAAAGCTGGTGGAGCTCAG GCAATATCTGCCATGGCTTGGGGGACGGAATCTTGCCCTAAG GTTGAGAAGATTTTTGGCCCTGGAAATCAATATGTCACTGCTGCGAAAatgattctccaa AACAGTGAAGCCATGATCTCAATTGACATGCCCGCAGGCCCTTCAGAAGTTTTGGTCATTGCTGATAGACATGCCAATCCTGTTCACGTAGCTTCAGATTTGCTTTCCCAG GCTGAGCATGGTCCTGATAGTCAGGTTGTTCTTGTCATCACTGGCGATGGCGTAGATTTAGAAGCTATAGAGAAGGAGATTAAGCAGCAGTGCCAAAGTCTTCCAAGGGGAGAGATTGCTTTGAAAGCATTGAGCCACAGTTACACAGTTTTTGCTCGTGATATGGTTGAG GCAGTCTCTTTCTCAAACATGTATGCACCTGAGCATCTGATTATTAATGTGAAGGATGCAGAAAAGTGGGAGAGTTTCATTGAGAACGCAG GCTCTGTATTTTTAGGGCAGTGGACGCCAGAGAGCGTGGGAGATTATGCAAGCGGGACAAACCATGTTCTTCCAACATATGGGTATGCAAGGATGTATGGCGGCGTGTCTTTGGACTCATTCCTGAAGTACATGACAGTGCAATCTTTGACCGAGGAAGGTCTGATAAAGCTTGGGCCATATGTGGCAGCAATGGCGGAAGTTGAGGGACTTGAAGCCCACAAAAGAGCTGTAACTCTTAGGCTTCAGGATATTGAAGCTAAGCAGGTTACCGGGATGAGATGA